From a region of the Montipora foliosa isolate CH-2021 unplaced genomic scaffold, ASM3666993v2 scaffold_432, whole genome shotgun sequence genome:
- the LOC137988860 gene encoding uncharacterized protein has translation MPDQGLSAKELRRIWNDEFLPSIRREIKTEILELKSSIKALTERCNELEKSQDFVSKKYDTAIAALQSVKSEISNLDKKHTTIVNSLEEKLGELAGTIDRQDQSLYRVESALDETQQYLRRDCLEINGVPISSYENPNQLVKEVGLLAGVEIDDCHIAAAHKLPDSKNVKIRLIVKFIQRDKREELYKHRKNLVGKNISHLPSVEDGNGKIFINESLTSYRKRLFGRIRKYKRNNNLKYLWTSNGKIMLKVNDTSPTQAFVTHEQFEDYLDQISNH, from the coding sequence ATGCCGGATCAAGGTTTAAGTGCAAAAGAATTACGAAGAATTTGGAATGATGAATTTCTACCAAGTATAAGACGTGAAATTAAAACCGAGATACTTGAACTCAAATCGAGCATCAAAGCACTAACTGAGAGATGTAACGAGTTGGAGAAGTCTCAAGATTTTGTCTCCAAGAAATATGACACTGCCATAGCTGCTCTCCAAAGTGTTAAAAGCGAAATATCTAACCTCGATAAAAAACATACAACGATTGTCAATTCGCTTGAGGAGAAACTCGGAGAGCTGGCGGGGACAATCGACAGACAAGATCAGTCATTGTATCGGGTCGAGAGCGCTCTTGATGAGACTCAACAGTATCTGAGGAGAGATTGTTTAGAAATCAACGGCGTACCGATTTCATCGTATGAAAACCCCAATCAACTTGTGAAAGAAGTTGGCTTGCTCGCTGGTGTTGAAATTGATGATTGCCATATTGCCGCCGCGCATAAACTCCCAGACTCAAAGAATGTAAAAATTCGTCTCATTGTGAAATTTATTCAGAGAGATAAGAGGGAAGAACTGTACAAGCATCGGAAGAACCTGGTAGGAAAAAACATCAGCCACCTGCCCTCAGTTGAAGATGGGAATGGCAAGATCTTTATTAATGAATCCTTGACTAGTTATCGCAAGAGGCTCTTTGGTCGCATAAGGAAGTAcaagagaaataacaatttgaaATACCTGTGGACAAGCAACGGTAAAATTATGCTGAAAGTGAATGATACGTCCCCCACACAAGCCTTTGTGACACACGAACAATTTGAGGATTATCTCGACCAGATAAGCAATCATTGA